A region of Granulicella aggregans DNA encodes the following proteins:
- the flhA gene encoding flagellar biosynthesis protein FlhA, translating to MSEAVLAKQAGRPESNMAMRMGKLRVLLLPVTAISMVFVMLIPVPSFVLDLLLAASITASVIVFLTAIQVRKAVDFSVFPTLLLLLTMFRLSLNLASSRRILLHGNEGTHAAGSVIEAFGQFVVGGNYVVGFVLFLALIAIQYLVVSHGAVRTAEVTARFTLDALPGKQMAIDADMNAGLIDEQGARRRREAIAREAEFYGAMDGAARFNQRDSLATILITAINIVAGLLIGVLQQGTDLSTAVKTYTILTVGDGLVTMIPSLLVSIAGGMVLTRASSSGTLDKELGTQLFGGKNTLWIACGVLLALALIPGLPKISFFLMAGGVALIARALPATLAADQLTVEGAVATDKAKSDEIAKSDNFTSLLKMDELTLEIGFQLIPLVDERQGGQMLNRVRSMRRQLASELGFVVPPVHITDNLRLKPREYVVSLRGIEIARWQMEQNFVLAVNADPKARPLSGIETREPAFGVPARWIQPGMEEAALAAGYSVVDQTTLIGTHLGELIRRHAYELLGRQEVKRLLDSMTDAYPKLVEELVPKLLSLGEVQKVLQQLLREQVSIRDLGAILDVLVEAASHSKNIVNLVESVRQAMGRSVVQPLLDSDGGLRVLTLEHLLESEILNTFDPQRAALALGDGGPKTQAEFLRRMVESVKRLTGGAGVTATAVLLCPSPARYHLRRWLEPFLPKIVVLAPAEIPADIRVRSIGTVSS from the coding sequence ATGAGCGAAGCAGTATTAGCGAAGCAGGCGGGACGGCCCGAGTCGAACATGGCCATGAGAATGGGCAAGCTGCGCGTCCTGCTGCTGCCGGTGACGGCGATCAGCATGGTCTTCGTGATGCTGATCCCGGTGCCCAGCTTTGTGCTCGACCTGCTGCTGGCGGCTTCAATCACTGCTTCGGTGATTGTCTTTCTTACGGCGATCCAGGTGCGAAAGGCTGTCGACTTCTCGGTCTTTCCGACGCTATTGCTCTTGCTCACCATGTTTCGCTTGAGTCTGAACCTGGCGTCAAGCCGACGGATTTTGTTGCATGGCAACGAAGGAACACACGCTGCAGGATCGGTAATTGAGGCCTTTGGTCAATTCGTCGTTGGCGGGAATTACGTTGTCGGCTTCGTGTTGTTTCTCGCTTTGATCGCGATTCAATATCTGGTCGTAAGCCATGGTGCGGTGAGGACTGCCGAGGTGACGGCTCGGTTCACGCTCGATGCGTTGCCGGGTAAGCAGATGGCCATCGATGCGGACATGAACGCGGGTCTGATCGATGAGCAGGGAGCTCGCAGGCGGCGCGAGGCCATTGCGCGCGAGGCGGAGTTCTATGGTGCGATGGATGGTGCGGCGCGGTTCAATCAGCGCGACTCGCTCGCTACGATTCTGATCACCGCGATCAACATCGTGGCGGGACTTCTGATTGGCGTGCTGCAGCAGGGAACCGACCTCTCCACAGCGGTGAAGACGTACACCATCCTCACGGTGGGCGATGGTCTGGTGACGATGATTCCCAGCCTTCTGGTGTCGATCGCAGGAGGCATGGTGCTCACGCGCGCGTCGTCTTCGGGCACGCTCGATAAGGAACTTGGGACGCAGCTCTTTGGCGGCAAAAACACGCTATGGATCGCTTGCGGCGTTCTGCTGGCGCTGGCGTTGATTCCTGGCCTGCCAAAGATATCCTTCTTCCTGATGGCGGGTGGTGTCGCGTTGATCGCGCGCGCGCTGCCGGCAACGTTGGCCGCAGATCAGCTCACCGTCGAGGGCGCGGTCGCAACGGACAAGGCCAAGTCCGACGAGATCGCGAAGAGCGACAACTTCACCTCGCTGCTGAAGATGGACGAGCTGACACTGGAGATCGGCTTCCAGTTGATTCCACTCGTCGATGAACGGCAGGGTGGTCAGATGCTGAACCGCGTCCGTTCGATGCGGCGGCAACTGGCTTCGGAGCTGGGCTTTGTGGTGCCGCCGGTACATATTACCGACAACCTCCGCCTGAAGCCGAGAGAGTATGTGGTGAGCCTGCGTGGCATCGAGATTGCTCGTTGGCAGATGGAGCAGAACTTTGTCCTGGCGGTAAACGCCGACCCCAAGGCAAGGCCTCTAAGCGGCATCGAGACACGCGAGCCGGCGTTTGGCGTTCCCGCGCGCTGGATCCAGCCGGGCATGGAAGAAGCCGCGCTGGCGGCGGGATACTCCGTGGTTGACCAGACGACGTTGATCGGGACGCACCTGGGTGAGCTGATTCGCAGGCATGCGTACGAACTTTTGGGCCGGCAAGAGGTGAAGCGCCTGCTCGACAGTATGACGGACGCTTATCCGAAGCTGGTCGAGGAGCTGGTGCCGAAGCTGTTGAGCCTGGGCGAGGTGCAGAAGGTGCTGCAGCAGCTGCTGCGTGAACAGGTATCGATCCGCGATCTCGGGGCGATCCTCGATGTGCTGGTGGAGGCTGCGTCGCACTCGAAGAACATCGTGAACCTGGTCGAGAGCGTGCGGCAGGCGATGGGCCGGAGCGTGGTTCAGCCGCTGCTGGACTCCGACGGCGGTCTGCGCGTGCTGACGCTCGAACATCTGCTCGAGTCCGAGATTCTCAATACCTTCGATCCGCAGCGGGCGGCGCTGGCGCTGGGCGATGGCGGGCCGAAGACGCAGGCGGAGTTTCTGCGGCGGATGGTCGAGTCTGTGAAACGGCTAACCGGCGGTGCGGGAGTTACGGCCACCGCAGTGCTCTTATGCCCAAGCCCGGCTCGCTATCATCTTCGGCGCTGGCTGGAACCGTTCCTGCCGAAGATTGTGGTTCTGGCTCCGGCGGAGATCCCGGCGGACATCCGGGTACGCAGCATCGGAACGGTGAGTTCGTAA
- a CDS encoding EscU/YscU/HrcU family type III secretion system export apparatus switch protein — protein MADKGTEQATPQRKKKAREDGDFVRSRELLAAVSMLAGVLVLGAMSSRFVSGWMRVYIDSLSGLRNSDLSGERGVELVRRTMLPGMAPIAMVMLAAFAGSLLMGLLQGGGIGIHTKSLALNFDRINPVTNMGHLFSLRSTTRVVKSLVPAGIMAIFGWYGLHSLMAQSPVMSMVRLPQTFSTAYMLALDGAWVALAWSGLDYAIERRAWNQRLMMTKQQIREEMRDATGNPQIKLRVRQIQRAMRRRRVKADMSRASVLITNPTHYAVALEFSFETMQAPTVLAKGRDLHALEMREEARWAGVPIIENPPLARSLYQAVEPGSAIPFALYQAVAGILAFLYRQRVEEKLRSERAAKAAQAAKTAASAMGHRVYEAQRGAAVIERIVPEDSQSEVSEEPGPDAGGASGTGNEGDL, from the coding sequence ATGGCAGATAAGGGTACAGAGCAAGCGACACCGCAACGCAAGAAGAAGGCGCGTGAAGACGGCGATTTCGTCCGCAGCCGCGAGCTGCTTGCGGCGGTATCGATGCTTGCTGGCGTGCTTGTGCTGGGCGCGATGAGCAGCCGCTTCGTGAGCGGATGGATGCGTGTCTACATCGACAGCTTGAGCGGACTACGGAATTCCGATCTTTCGGGCGAGCGTGGGGTGGAGCTGGTGCGACGAACCATGCTTCCCGGGATGGCACCTATTGCGATGGTGATGCTGGCTGCCTTCGCCGGTTCGCTTCTGATGGGGCTGCTTCAGGGGGGCGGCATCGGGATCCATACGAAGTCGCTGGCCCTCAACTTCGATCGCATCAATCCGGTCACGAACATGGGGCACCTCTTCAGTCTGCGCTCGACGACGCGGGTGGTGAAGTCGCTGGTGCCCGCTGGAATCATGGCGATCTTCGGCTGGTATGGGCTGCATAGCTTGATGGCGCAGTCGCCGGTGATGAGCATGGTCCGTCTGCCGCAGACCTTTTCGACTGCCTACATGCTTGCGCTTGACGGCGCGTGGGTGGCGCTGGCCTGGTCGGGACTGGACTACGCGATTGAGCGGCGTGCCTGGAACCAGCGGCTCATGATGACCAAGCAGCAGATCCGTGAGGAGATGCGTGACGCTACCGGCAACCCGCAGATCAAGCTGCGTGTCCGGCAGATCCAGCGCGCAATGCGACGCCGCAGAGTGAAGGCGGACATGTCGCGGGCGAGCGTACTGATCACGAATCCCACGCACTATGCGGTGGCGCTCGAGTTCAGCTTCGAGACCATGCAAGCGCCGACGGTGCTGGCCAAGGGTCGTGATCTGCATGCGCTCGAGATGCGGGAAGAGGCTCGCTGGGCTGGGGTTCCGATCATCGAGAACCCTCCGCTTGCGCGAAGTCTCTATCAGGCGGTCGAGCCGGGGAGCGCCATTCCGTTTGCGCTCTACCAGGCGGTCGCGGGCATTCTCGCGTTCCTCTATCGCCAGAGGGTCGAAGAGAAGCTGCGGTCGGAGCGGGCCGCCAAGGCAGCGCAGGCAGCGAAGACGGCAGCGAGCGCGATGGGCCATCGAGTCTACGAGGCGCAGCGCGGAGCGGCGGTGATCGAAAGGATCGTGCCTGAGGATTCTCAGTCAGAGGTCTCAGAAGAGCCGGGCCCTGACGCAGGCGGCGCGTCAGGAACGGGCAATGAGGGAGATCTATGA
- a CDS encoding flagellar biosynthetic protein FliR, producing the protein MASATGEIIHDWPGYLSAGVLVLIRLSGLMVFAPILSSGAITPQAKAGLVLAMTILLAPVVAALPGARPVLDFTAVLGELGVGLTLGLALMMLNEALNFAGTVMGFEFSFSLVSLLDPNTMIETPVLGQMLGWLGILVILGAGLHRTMIMAVMRSFSVVPIGQGVVQGQTGVAISAMASGLFLAGLQLAAPVLAAALTVEVTVALIGRLSPQLPVLVVSIPLKAIASYVVLIASLAAWPGWIERHFNALLDAASKLIVPAQASL; encoded by the coding sequence GTGGCTTCTGCGACGGGCGAAATCATTCACGACTGGCCGGGTTATCTGAGTGCGGGCGTGCTGGTGCTCATTCGTCTTAGCGGACTGATGGTCTTCGCGCCTATCTTGAGCTCGGGCGCGATCACGCCGCAGGCTAAGGCAGGGTTGGTGCTGGCGATGACGATCCTGCTCGCTCCCGTGGTTGCGGCGTTGCCCGGTGCCCGGCCGGTGCTTGACTTCACCGCGGTGCTTGGCGAGCTTGGCGTGGGGCTCACCCTTGGGCTGGCTCTGATGATGCTGAACGAGGCCCTGAACTTCGCAGGAACGGTGATGGGCTTCGAGTTCAGCTTCTCGCTGGTCAGCCTGCTCGATCCGAACACCATGATCGAGACCCCGGTGTTGGGGCAGATGTTGGGATGGCTCGGCATCTTGGTGATCCTTGGTGCGGGGCTGCATCGCACCATGATCATGGCGGTGATGCGCAGCTTCAGCGTGGTTCCGATAGGGCAGGGGGTGGTTCAAGGCCAGACTGGCGTGGCGATCTCTGCGATGGCCAGCGGGCTTTTTCTGGCAGGGCTGCAGCTTGCGGCACCGGTGCTCGCAGCCGCGTTGACGGTTGAAGTGACGGTTGCCTTGATCGGCAGACTGTCCCCGCAGTTGCCGGTCCTGGTCGTAAGCATTCCGCTGAAGGCGATCGCGTCGTACGTGGTCTTGATTGCCAGCCTGGCTGCGTGGCCGGGGTGGATTGAGCGGCACTTCAACGCGCTGCTCGATGCCGCGTCGAAGTTGATTGTTCCCGCGCAGGCGTCCCTTTAG
- a CDS encoding flagellar biosynthetic protein FliQ: MGPDQAVEMMRRLLIEALLLSAPMLVGAAIISLIVSLLQTLTSVQEQTLTAVPRLLVVFAMAMVTMPWTVHRLVNFTVHLWTGLQRYLG; this comes from the coding sequence GTGGGACCGGATCAGGCCGTAGAGATGATGCGAAGGCTGCTGATTGAAGCGTTGTTGCTAAGCGCTCCGATGCTGGTCGGCGCTGCGATCATCAGCCTCATCGTCAGCCTGCTGCAGACCTTGACGAGCGTGCAGGAGCAAACATTGACCGCCGTGCCGAGGCTTCTGGTGGTCTTCGCGATGGCGATGGTGACGATGCCCTGGACGGTGCATCGGCTGGTGAACTTCACCGTGCACCTTTGGACAGGACTGCAGCGATATCTGGGATAG
- the fliP gene encoding flagellar type III secretion system pore protein FliP (The bacterial flagellar biogenesis protein FliP forms a type III secretion system (T3SS)-type pore required for flagellar assembly.) — translation MSKSIADQMKGSQNVPWAIVFGLTLLTLLPAILLSMTPMIRLLVVFHFLRQALGTQTAPSNQVLMGLALMMTWFLMQPVLLQVEQQAVTPYRENRMTGEAAIAQGLVPVKQYMLRYAREKDLMVFAAAGMSTQPRTRDDLPLPVIFPAYILSELKAGFQIGAVLFLPFLLVDLMVASVTTSIGMMQLPPVVISTPLKILLFVMVDGWNLLADQLLKSF, via the coding sequence ATGAGCAAGTCGATCGCGGACCAGATGAAGGGGAGCCAGAACGTACCCTGGGCGATCGTCTTCGGGCTGACGCTGTTGACGCTGCTGCCGGCGATCCTGCTCTCGATGACGCCGATGATCCGGCTGCTGGTGGTCTTCCACTTTCTTCGTCAGGCGCTCGGCACGCAGACGGCTCCATCGAACCAGGTGCTGATGGGGCTGGCGCTGATGATGACGTGGTTCCTGATGCAGCCGGTGTTGTTGCAGGTGGAGCAGCAGGCCGTCACTCCGTATCGCGAGAACCGTATGACGGGCGAGGCGGCGATCGCGCAAGGACTGGTGCCGGTGAAGCAGTACATGCTGCGTTACGCGCGGGAGAAAGACCTGATGGTCTTTGCGGCGGCCGGCATGAGCACACAGCCGCGCACGCGGGACGACCTGCCGCTGCCGGTGATCTTTCCCGCATACATCCTTAGCGAGCTGAAGGCGGGCTTCCAGATCGGAGCTGTGCTCTTCCTTCCGTTCCTTCTGGTGGACCTGATGGTAGCGAGCGTGACGACATCGATAGGCATGATGCAACTACCGCCTGTGGTGATCTCGACGCCGCTAAAGATTCTTTTGTTCGTAATGGTCGATGGCTGGAATTTATTGGCTGACCAGCTTCTGAAGAGCTTTTGA
- a CDS encoding flagellar biosynthetic protein FliO, which produces MSESTTDRGNGLAVLLSSMLRHLRQVLLEGSKRAKPRRMVLLEALQLGNRRQLFLVACDEHRFLVGAGGDRIGTLVAIPETSSEAVPGAGSGDVKLPPDVERANSVRDAVRMREPAWMRSPAFAKTTGSGLRLVRRGDVAANGATVSKGLEAGRVQ; this is translated from the coding sequence ATGAGTGAATCCACGACTGATCGAGGGAACGGTCTCGCGGTCCTGCTGTCCTCCATGCTGCGGCATCTCAGGCAGGTTTTGCTCGAGGGCAGCAAGCGCGCCAAGCCGCGGCGCATGGTCCTGCTTGAGGCCCTTCAGCTCGGCAACCGGCGGCAGCTATTTCTGGTTGCCTGCGACGAGCATCGTTTCCTGGTTGGAGCGGGCGGCGACCGTATCGGAACGCTGGTAGCGATTCCGGAGACATCTTCTGAGGCAGTGCCGGGTGCGGGGTCGGGCGACGTCAAATTGCCGCCTGATGTAGAGCGCGCAAACTCTGTGCGAGATGCCGTGAGGATGAGGGAGCCAGCTTGGATGCGATCTCCCGCTTTTGCAAAAACCACGGGAAGCGGCCTTCGACTGGTCCGGCGGGGTGACGTCGCCGCAAATGGAGCCACGGTAAGTAAAGGCCTTGAGGCAGGAAGAGTGCAATGA
- a CDS encoding FliM/FliN family flagellar motor C-terminal domain-containing protein yields the protein MSIAESETRTGEMALHHGGYVSNRQHLPWTQRIEDHVSWPILQRVPETITAVVDIPDFTVRDLLTLQPGRVVVSQTLTSELIPIKIGAVHILWAEFEVVEESLGLRVAKLA from the coding sequence ATGAGCATTGCGGAAAGCGAGACCAGAACCGGTGAGATGGCGCTGCATCATGGCGGCTATGTCTCCAACCGTCAGCATCTCCCGTGGACGCAAAGGATCGAAGATCACGTCTCGTGGCCGATCCTGCAGCGAGTGCCGGAGACGATTACGGCGGTAGTGGACATTCCCGACTTCACCGTGCGTGATCTCTTGACGCTGCAGCCGGGACGCGTGGTGGTGAGCCAGACGCTGACCTCGGAGCTGATCCCGATCAAGATCGGCGCGGTGCATATCTTATGGGCGGAGTTCGAGGTTGTAGAGGAGTCGCTGGGGCTTCGTGTGGCCAAGCTTGCGTAG
- a CDS encoding flagellar basal body-associated FliL family protein: MANASSGGEEPGKPGRVKLPIPLLLVVVIFGTWLGLAGGGAAFFYLAKSGKLPIAHAEGTAASSDASHQVVLEPILVNLADEGGHAYLRLGLTLEIVGEKAAPAAEADAKGKSGPETAIRDIVLTVLSRQTSAYLLGPDGKEHLKIELREAITKSDLKMNVKDLYFSDFLVQM; this comes from the coding sequence ATGGCAAACGCATCCTCAGGCGGTGAAGAGCCGGGCAAGCCGGGTCGAGTGAAGCTACCGATCCCCTTGCTGCTGGTCGTCGTGATCTTCGGCACGTGGCTGGGCCTGGCGGGCGGTGGCGCGGCGTTCTTCTATCTGGCGAAGTCGGGCAAGCTGCCCATCGCGCACGCTGAGGGAACGGCGGCTTCGTCTGATGCGAGCCATCAAGTTGTGTTGGAACCGATCCTTGTGAATCTCGCCGACGAGGGGGGACACGCTTATCTGCGCCTTGGATTGACTCTAGAGATTGTTGGAGAGAAGGCAGCTCCCGCAGCGGAGGCAGACGCCAAGGGGAAGAGCGGCCCCGAGACTGCGATCCGCGACATCGTGTTAACCGTGTTGAGCCGCCAGACCAGCGCGTATCTCCTGGGGCCGGATGGCAAGGAGCACTTGAAGATCGAACTGAGGGAAGCGATTACGAAGAGCGATTTGAAGATGAACGTTAAGGATCTTTACTTCAGCGACTTCCTGGTTCAGATGTAG
- a CDS encoding flagellar hook protein FlgE, with protein sequence MPNFSIPLSGLSADSTALNTIGNNLSNLNTTAFKGQTTEFENLFYQQFGSNGAGDAIQVGVGTKVQATTIDFSQGSINPTGDAANMALTGNGYFIDQVGGLNELTRAGNFQTDTLGNLITAEGASVMGYGATAGVVNTTGNLVALKVPVGSTQAAKATQNISFTSNLNAGAATGTTYPTGVAIYDSLGQSHQATITFTKTATANQWTYAITLPAGDAAASANATGTLTFNSSGVLTSPAANVANVSFTGLSDNAANLSMTLNLYDSTNTPQITQTAAASGTTEHSQDGFPSGVYQSFTADSNGVLYAQYSNGQTQAVGQVAIGTVANDQGLTLSTNNNYIATAGSGQIVTGTAGTGQRGSITDAALELSNVDISTEFANLIVAQRSFEANAKTVTTFDTVSQDTIAMIR encoded by the coding sequence ATGCCTAATTTTTCAATACCTCTGTCAGGTCTGTCGGCCGACTCGACCGCGTTGAACACCATCGGCAACAACCTGTCCAACCTCAACACAACCGCCTTCAAGGGCCAGACAACCGAGTTTGAGAACCTGTTTTATCAGCAGTTCGGGTCGAACGGCGCGGGCGATGCGATCCAGGTGGGCGTGGGCACCAAGGTCCAGGCCACGACGATCGACTTCAGCCAGGGATCGATCAATCCGACTGGGGATGCGGCCAATATGGCGCTGACCGGCAATGGCTACTTCATCGACCAGGTGGGTGGGTTGAACGAACTGACTCGTGCTGGCAACTTTCAAACGGACACGCTGGGCAATCTGATCACCGCTGAAGGAGCGAGTGTGATGGGATACGGCGCAACCGCTGGAGTGGTCAATACGACGGGCAATCTGGTTGCACTGAAGGTTCCGGTGGGATCGACCCAGGCAGCGAAGGCGACGCAGAACATCTCCTTCACCTCGAACCTCAACGCCGGCGCGGCAACTGGCACTACTTATCCAACTGGCGTTGCCATCTATGATTCGCTGGGCCAGTCGCACCAGGCGACGATCACCTTTACCAAGACGGCGACCGCCAACCAGTGGACGTATGCGATTACGCTTCCCGCAGGCGATGCGGCCGCCTCGGCAAACGCGACCGGCACGTTGACCTTCAACTCGTCCGGCGTCTTGACCTCGCCCGCGGCAAATGTCGCCAACGTTTCATTCACTGGTCTTTCCGACAATGCCGCCAACCTGAGCATGACGCTCAATCTGTATGACAGCACGAACACCCCGCAGATCACGCAGACAGCGGCCGCTTCGGGGACCACGGAACACTCGCAGGATGGGTTCCCCAGCGGTGTGTACCAAAGCTTCACGGCGGACTCAAACGGAGTTCTGTACGCTCAGTACAGCAACGGCCAAACCCAGGCTGTGGGACAGGTTGCGATTGGAACCGTGGCGAACGATCAGGGTCTGACGCTTTCAACGAACAACAATTACATCGCGACGGCTGGTTCGGGCCAGATCGTTACGGGAACTGCAGGCACGGGTCAACGCGGCTCGATCACCGACGCCGCGCTGGAGTTGTCGAACGTAGACATCTCGACCGAGTTCGCCAACCTGATTGTGGCGCAGCGCTCGTTCGAGGCGAACGCCAAGACGGTGACCACCTTCGACACCGTCAGCCAGGATACGATTGCGATGATCCGCTAG
- a CDS encoding flagellar hook assembly protein FlgD, which produces MDTNLSQVNRAASHAVATALAPRVASTSQSTSAAAKSTAAPAATGAATSSTSSSTDPSTITSSDFLTLLVGELKNQDPTEPTDPNAYITQLVGVNSLEQLISINTGIASLDSAASSASGSSGSSGSSGSSSSTSQATAAAQTTTANHSKPTTGV; this is translated from the coding sequence ATGGATACGAATCTTTCGCAGGTGAACCGGGCAGCATCTCACGCCGTAGCGACCGCACTGGCACCGAGGGTTGCCTCGACGTCTCAGTCAACGAGCGCAGCGGCGAAATCGACGGCCGCGCCAGCGGCGACGGGTGCGGCCACTTCGAGCACTTCAAGCTCGACCGATCCATCGACCATTACCAGCAGCGACTTTCTGACGCTGCTGGTTGGCGAGTTGAAGAACCAGGATCCCACCGAGCCGACTGATCCGAACGCTTACATCACGCAGCTGGTCGGTGTGAACAGCCTGGAGCAGTTGATCTCGATCAACACCGGAATTGCGAGCCTTGATTCGGCCGCGTCGTCGGCATCTGGGTCCTCTGGGTCTTCTGGGTCCTCGGGTTCTTCGTCCTCAACGAGCCAGGCGACTGCTGCGGCCCAGACTACCACGGCGAACCACTCGAAGCCGACCACCGGAGTCTAG
- a CDS encoding FliI/YscN family ATPase, whose translation MMAAESAVSGALSRQGVATQSTAARGSVLQMRDTGMEAYFRHLAARPAWRWRGRVVEASTGTLESLGPLCSVGESCEVIDGEGKRHGAEVIGFRERHVLVMPLEPTRGIRYGDTVIALGTTPYLAVGDGMQGRILNALGEPIDLSYGGGGSPRVTDMWPLDGSVPRPMDRVPIVTALPTGVRAIDGMLTVGRGQRVGIFGGSGVGKSTLIGMMTRNTEADITVVGLVGERGREVRQFVEEALGAEGLKRSVVMVSTSDESPLLRMRAAMAATAVAEFYAAQGKHVLLVLDSLTRYAMAAREIGLAAGEPPASKGYTPSVFARLARLVERAGNFENGSITAFYTVLMEGDDQHDPVVDAVRSLLDGHILLSRAQAAEGWFPAIDIVDSLSRLMPSVTSPSHMARAAMVRRLMAAHSRSADLVRIGAYKPGLDVELDRSIAAMPGLRAFLQQGIAEPVEFADSVARLLAMEI comes from the coding sequence ATGATGGCGGCGGAGTCCGCTGTGAGCGGAGCGTTGTCGCGGCAGGGTGTGGCGACACAGTCCACAGCTGCGCGCGGCTCGGTCCTTCAGATGCGCGATACCGGCATGGAAGCCTACTTCCGGCATCTTGCAGCGCGCCCGGCTTGGAGGTGGCGTGGCCGCGTGGTGGAGGCGAGTACGGGCACGCTGGAGTCGCTGGGACCTTTGTGTTCGGTGGGCGAGAGCTGCGAGGTGATCGACGGCGAAGGCAAACGGCACGGCGCGGAGGTGATCGGCTTCCGCGAGCGCCACGTTCTGGTGATGCCGCTCGAGCCGACGCGCGGCATTCGTTATGGGGATACCGTGATCGCGCTGGGGACTACCCCTTACCTGGCGGTGGGCGATGGCATGCAGGGCAGGATTCTGAATGCGCTGGGCGAGCCGATCGATCTTTCTTATGGCGGCGGAGGGTCGCCGCGGGTGACGGATATGTGGCCACTCGATGGCTCCGTGCCGCGGCCGATGGATCGTGTGCCGATCGTGACTGCGCTGCCGACCGGGGTGCGTGCGATTGACGGGATGCTGACGGTCGGGCGCGGGCAAAGAGTAGGTATCTTCGGCGGATCGGGCGTTGGCAAGAGCACGCTGATCGGCATGATGACGCGCAACACCGAGGCGGACATCACGGTTGTCGGCCTCGTGGGTGAGCGCGGGCGCGAGGTGCGGCAGTTTGTCGAAGAGGCGCTGGGCGCCGAGGGGTTGAAGCGGTCCGTGGTGATGGTCTCGACCTCTGATGAGAGCCCGTTGCTGCGCATGCGTGCGGCCATGGCGGCGACGGCGGTGGCGGAGTTTTATGCGGCGCAGGGGAAGCACGTGCTGCTGGTGCTCGACTCGCTGACACGGTATGCGATGGCGGCTCGGGAGATCGGTCTTGCGGCAGGTGAGCCACCGGCGAGCAAAGGCTATACGCCGTCCGTCTTTGCCCGGCTGGCGCGGCTTGTGGAGCGCGCGGGCAACTTCGAAAATGGGAGCATCACCGCGTTCTATACGGTGCTGATGGAGGGCGACGATCAACATGATCCGGTCGTCGATGCGGTGCGTTCGCTGCTGGATGGACATATCCTGCTGTCGCGGGCGCAGGCGGCGGAGGGATGGTTTCCTGCCATCGACATCGTCGATTCGTTGAGCCGGCTTATGCCCTCGGTGACGAGCCCATCCCACATGGCGCGTGCTGCCATGGTGCGGCGTCTGATGGCGGCGCACTCGAGGTCTGCTGACCTGGTGCGGATTGGAGCGTACAAGCCGGGGCTCGACGTCGAGCTGGATCGCTCGATTGCGGCGATGCCAGGGCTTCGGGCGTTTCTTCAGCAGGGAATCGCGGAGCCGGTGGAGTTTGCCGATTCGGTCGCGCGGCTGCTGGCGATGGAGATCTAG
- a CDS encoding FliH/SctL family protein: MPSPSSVAEREVERTFADSPREVERLEFSAIEDLETRGRIPEDQSAVVAELREQVERLEEELRSHIDALPRKLDQAKLLARTIARADCEQEMQQRLAEDRAMVRKAVDDFDRERSRYFAGVEGQVIKLSLAIAARVLHREAKIDPLLLSAAVRVALEKVAEESETRLRVPASDLALWQAEFDSLAVADVKLIGQEGMARGECVLETSVGTVELGIEAQLGEIERGFYDLLQKRPA; encoded by the coding sequence ATGCCATCACCGTCTAGCGTTGCGGAGCGGGAGGTTGAACGGACGTTTGCCGACTCTCCCCGAGAGGTGGAGCGACTGGAGTTCTCGGCGATTGAGGATCTCGAGACGCGCGGGCGAATTCCTGAAGATCAGTCTGCAGTCGTTGCAGAGCTTCGCGAGCAGGTGGAGCGGCTGGAAGAAGAGCTGCGGAGCCACATCGATGCGCTTCCGCGCAAGCTCGACCAGGCAAAGCTGCTCGCGCGTACGATCGCACGCGCCGACTGCGAGCAGGAGATGCAGCAGAGGCTGGCCGAGGACCGCGCCATGGTCCGCAAGGCGGTAGACGACTTCGATCGCGAGCGGTCACGGTACTTTGCTGGCGTGGAAGGACAGGTCATCAAGTTGTCACTGGCGATCGCGGCGCGGGTGCTGCATCGCGAGGCGAAGATCGACCCGCTGCTGCTCTCGGCGGCTGTGCGTGTAGCGCTCGAGAAGGTGGCCGAGGAGAGCGAGACGCGACTGCGGGTGCCTGCCTCCGATCTTGCGCTGTGGCAGGCGGAGTTTGATTCTCTCGCTGTGGCCGATGTGAAATTGATTGGACAGGAGGGGATGGCGCGCGGAGAGTGCGTGCTTGAGACGAGTGTCGGGACGGTTGAGCTTGGCATCGAGGCACAACTCGGCGAGATTGAACGCGGCTTCTACGACCTTCTGCAAAAGCGGCCGGCATGA